The Pochonia chlamydosporia 170 chromosome Unknown PCv3seq00008, whole genome shotgun sequence sequence CGGCTCTGTCCTCCACCAGTGAAAGCTGATGGTCAGAACGAACTCCCGTGGTGTTGCCACCGCTTGGCGAGAGAGGTGATGGCGCCTCAAGGGCAGTCTGTGGCCCGTGACCTGGATGGCCGCTGCTGCCATTGGATATTTGAGGTGAGACGCCACTTGCACTACGAGGTTCGTCTGTTGAAGGCTTGCTTGGTCCCTCAGACTTGGCGCCAAAGGCAGCCGGTTCGGCGACTGGGCCTTGCGTTTGCGTTGTGGGCGAAACATACGGCGGCTCCTGTTGTGCCGGAGCCGGGCTTACCTCTTCAGCTTCCCAAGAGAATCGACGGCGTAGAGTTGATGATTGAGGTGACACGAGAGACTCAGTTGGCTTGTCGGCAGGACTGATGGTAGATTGGCTCATCGGTTTGCTCTGCGATTCTGGAACCTCGGGGATTGTAGTGATGGGTGCTGATGTTTCTGGGGATTTGATCTTGTCCTCAGCATCATCCCAGTAACTGTCGTAGTCTTTGAGGGTGTAGCTACTATCTCTGGCAGCATTCCGGTTCGAGATTTGCGAGTCATTTCCAGTAGCTGCTGGGCTGAACTCATGGGCGGAGGGCCCAACAGGGCTTAAAGACTTTAAAATCTCATCACTCAGCATATCATTATCCTTGACAGGAGAAGACGTCACCGTGCTAAATGTGGTCTCACGCTGGAAAGGTTTAGGCTCGAAGTTTACCTCGGGGCGATGGTCCGCTGGCTTAACATTTGCTGTTTCAGTTGCTTCAACGGCGTCAAAACGAGCCTGTGGAGAGTCCAGGTCTGGTCGCGCCGGACCACGTGGACTAGGGGTTCTCAGAGGAGCAATATCATGCATATCGGAGTCTGGCTGTAACACCGGGATGTTCTCTTTGGACAGAGTTGGCAAGTCGTTTGTACCCGACGGCGGCGCATCCTTTTTCGTTTCGGTTTCGGCATCGTCCTCACGACTGATTGAGTCGTCAGCCGCAGAAACAGTAATTGGTCTTGATTCGTCCTTGTCATGTTCGCTCGTCATCGATTTCctgtcttggtcttcttcaGCTGGAGCTTGGACAAAGGGTGCCTCTTCAGGAACCGGTGCGTCCTCAGTGACGGATGTGGACAGGGGCGCTTGCGCTTGGGGCATTGGAGGAGAGGACAAAACCTCAGTCTCGCCATCCTTCTCGGTAATGGGCTCAGCTTTGGATTGGCCAGCATTTCCAGTAGAGGAGAATAAGTCTGTACCGAAGGCCGACATTCGCGCAAAGTCAGGCAGCTTTGGGCTGATGGAGGCGCGGCGTCCCGCTTCGTCGACATCCGCGGTTGGGGTCTTTGTTTTGcctccaacattgaaggcttCGTCTTTGCCCATAGAGTCAGGTCGAACACCAGCTGAATCCAATGACTTGCGCTCtttgtccttctcctcttccatACGATTGTATATATCGGATGGTCGAACAAAGGATGGAGCTGACCCCTGATCGGCAGTGGTCGGTTCCAGTGTTGGCGTAGAATTTCCTGGCTcttgatggctggctgggccaGAAAACCCATGCGTAGCACCGCCAGTTTTCGGTGTCACCGTCTGCGTCTCCACAGGGGACGCGGTTGCACTGGAAGGCCCAGGTGCTCCTGGCGTTGTCGATGTCACATTTGATGTTTGAGTTATGGGTGCCGATCTTGTAGAAGGCTGCTGCGTTTGCAGCGATGGCAGAGTCGACTCTCTCGACCCAGAAGCGTGTGTCGTCGACTTGGGCAAAGGCGGTGGTGCCTCCTCCTCTGATGTTTCATCCTCGTACTCGTCGGCACCCCAGTCATCGCCGTCATAGCTCTGCACCTTGGCCTCAACCCATTTTTTCGTCTTTGTTCGGTTTACATTAACTTGGTAGGCATTGCTACCAGTTGGTGTTTGAGGGGACCTATTGCGTCAAAGCAGCATTGTTAGCAAGTTTGCCCTAGTACGGCGTGAGATATAAGGGCCCGCAACCGAGTCTTTGGAAAGATAGACCAACATTGGACTTCGGGCCGGGTCCAGATCCCCTTATTGAATTAGACGCCTTCCCTGATCGCTTTGTGTAGATTATTCGTGAGAAGTCGAGCTTCTCAAGCCCATATTCTAAAATACGCAATTTGTGGCTGCAAGAAGCATTGGATCGTGACGTCGTTGCCGAGTCAAAGTTGATGCACTGTAGTCGACTTGGAAGCGACCGGTGCTACGTCAAGTAGTATAGAGGACACTGCGATCGTAAGATATGCTGTAGTGATACAAAATAGCAATGCTGAGAAGCATTAACAATTGAAACCTGTCAAGAACAAAGCGCGGTTGGTGATGAAAGGGTCCAGGAGGTGTGTGGCCAGACGAGCCTGGTTGCTGGAGATTACGTtggagatggccaagaaccAGAAGCTGGCGGGAAACGAACCAGGGTTGCAGTGATCACAGCTAGCGGTGGGGGCGTCCTAGCAAGTACCCTGCCTACATAAATTGCGCCAAGGAAGACTTTCCATCGTCAGGACGCTGTTAGGTGTGGGGTGATATTGCTGGTGATGAGCCAAGTGATGACATGGCACGCGTTGTGGCGCAGCGAACTCGAATATTTTTGGAtcatcaatgttgtcaactggtggagTCAATCACATACCCAAGGGCCGGGCACGGGCATGGTGAAGGAGAGTGGTCTGGTATGGAAGACAAACAAAAGGCGAGAGGAATGCAAGCATGGGCAAACGCGACAGGGCTTTGTTCTTGTagaagccatcatccatACACGAATAAAGAAGACAATGTATCGTCGCTTTATTTCCAGCAACTTATGTACttagatacctaggtatttaATCTTGGGTGCAGACTCGTAAATTCCCACTCTGCAAGGAGTGCTCCGTTCCCAGGCACTCAGCTAAAGCTTCGTTTGGTTTTGCAGCCAATGTGGCGAAACTGCTATTCAATTTCCAAAGAAGTAAAAGTGTGGCGTAGGCCATGGGCTCTGTGGCGCTTTGATCGGTCACCCCTTTCCGCCTGCGTCAGTCGTCgcctgccaaagccaaccaaaACTCAGCCAAGCCGAAGTAACCACGTGTGTCGTAATTGAACAGGACAGGAGCGTCAGTTCCTCCATTGCCGAACTCCAGGCTCCGTTGCGCTTCatcgtccttcttgttcaccACGTTCCTTGACACCTTTACAAATTGATAGAATTGTGtctttttgctgcttctgaaCCTAGTTAGATCCTTTCCAAACCCACCACCGATTGCCAACACTCTCCCGCCTAAATCGCGCCATCaccctcaacatcagcacTTTTGCCTTTGAAACAGAATCGCGACGAAAACAAACTCATCAGGTCCACTTGGAACGATCCGAACCGGCGAACCAACAGCTCAACCACAGTCGTGTGACTGCTGAGTCGAATCTCCTCCATCGATATCTCAAGTCGCCTCGGTCGCGAAGCCGCGCTGGTCGCTGTTCTCCCCTGATTCGGCTTTCGCTGTGACATTTGATCGAAATGGCTGTCGCGTCCGTCCAAGACCGAACCTCCGAGTTCAAATCAGTTCTCGCTCAAGCGCAAAAGCGTCAAAATGCCAACAAAGTCGGCGCGCAAAGACGGTCGCTCCTGACAGATGCTCAGAGAGCCGCCGCAGATGGATCCGTTCAGGCAAAGAAGTCAGACTTTGCCAGGAGTGCCGCCGATATTGGTCGAGGCATCTCTGCGACCATGGGCAAACTCGAGAAACTAGCACAGCGTTGGTTTAATTCTAGTCAGTTTGCCTTATGTATGGCAAGGCTAACATATGAATAGTTGCCAGGAGACGCACCATGTTCGACGACCGACCCGTCGAGATCAACGAACTTACTTTCGTCATCAAGCAAGATCTGTCCGCCCTGAACCAGCAGATTGGCGGCTTACAAAATCTTTCAAAGCAACAACACCCGAAGGCCGACCAAGAGGGGGAGCACAACAAGAACGTCGTCTACTTGCTACAAGGCAAACTTACGGACGTCTCGGTCAACTTCAAGGACGTACTGGAGGAGCGAACCAAGAATATCCAAGCgtcaagatcacgaacgGAAAACTTCATCTCATCTGTCTCGCAGCATGCGCAGCCTTCCATCCAGAAGTCAGCCTCGCCTCTGTACGGCACGCCCAACCGATCCTCACCGGCTCCTGCATCTGACACGCTCTCCCTCAACCCGGTGGGCGACCAGCAgctgctgatgatggaagaAGCCCAACCCACAAACACCTATATCCAACAAAGAGGAGAAGCCATCGAAGCCATCGAGTCGACGATCAATGAGCTGGGCAGTATCTTTGGGCAGTTGGCAACCATGGTGTCGGAACAAAGCGAAATGATTGAGCGAATCGACGCCAACACAGACGATGTCGTAGACAATGTTGAGGGCGCTCAAAGAGAACTGTTGAAATACTGGTCTCGTGTGTCGAGCAACAGGTGGTTAATAGCAAAGATGTTTGGCGTGTTGATGATTTTCTTCCTGTAAGTGCCCCTATCAAAGTTTCGACAGACATTATTGTTGCTAACATGATGTGTAAACAGTCTCTGGGTATTGGTTTCCGGCTAAGCAGAATACGATTTGCAAAGGGCGAAAACATGATGTGCTACAGTGCAAATGCTTGTATGGATACCACTGTGGATGATTGACTACACGCGAGATTTCTTTTGTACGCCTACATTTCTGGGAGTTTACATTTTTTGCTGTTTTAGAGGCGTCGAGAGTAGTGGGCTTAGATAAGATTCATTAATACCAGCCGCAGCCAGGCTGCGCCCTTCACAAGCAGTACCACAGAATACCAACTTGGCCACAACTTGTGTTTTACCTGCAGCACAGAGCTCATTTACTGGCCGTCGCCGCAGTTGCGCTGTCGGGATCATGAGCAGACACCTCAATTTCCACACGCATATCCTCTTCAGCAAGGCGATTCACACCAACACAAGTCCATATCGGCTGATGATTGGGCATCCATTTCTCGACGTTACGCACCATAGCCCCTAGGACTTCGTGATTGAGAGTAGTGTGATACGAGTTGACCCGAAAGACTTGCTCCCACCCTTTGCCACCAGCATCCTTTAAGGCTCGGTCGACGTTGCTGAACGCGAGGTCAATTTGGGCGATAAGATCTTCGTCAATAACCCCAGTGTCGGGGTCCCAGCCGCCTGGTTGATAATGTCTGTTAGAAGACAGCTCGCTTGATGTTTCTACAAGTCCACTATACCTTGACCCGCGAGTTCGATCCGGTCTCCCACGCGTACAGCTTGGCTGTATCGATAAAGTTCCCTCTGACGAGTTCCAAACTTCTCGTACGCGAAGTATTTGAGGTGGGACATGATGTTTTTGGTGCGCGGTCTTAGTTTGGCAGACTCTGCTTGGACTGTAGGGTACAGCTGACTCCGCGATATGTTCGAGGAAATAGACTGTCCATCTTGTAGAGCTGCCACGCGGTATTAAATATGTGTTTCGAATCATTCAGCAAGCACCAACACGAGTCCTTCCCCTCACGGGGTCATAATAAGGTTTACGTGGCTCGCTGCAACGAAGCTCACTGACTGGGCGAGGCGTGGCTGTCCAAACTCGAAGCTATTTGTTGATGCAGCTGACGCCCGATGTATATAAGCTGATATACATTAGGCATGCATAAAAAGTAGACCAGTTGGCACTTCCCATGCAACCACGCAATTGCCATCCCCGAATGCAGAACAGACCGGACGTTCGGCCGGGCCTTTCCCCGAACCGATTCCGAAACACGGCCACTGGACCCGTCTTCATTGCAAAGCTCCTCAATCAAGCAAAGAAAACACATTCGACCTGAACTACCCCGAGAAACGGAGAAAAATCACCCCCACCGCAAGCCCACCAAGACTCAACGGTCTATTTTCTCCGTGGCCAGAAGTGCGCCCAGACGTCGATATTCTCCACTTCCCATCccgccttgagcttctctcGCCGACGGCAACCAATTACAGTAGTCAAGGTACCTATCGGTTACTGACATGGAAGCAGGTTGACCCTTGCGCAGCGATGCAATGCGACGAGATTGTCCTCATGTAAAATAAATTAGTGCAAACCGACAATATAATAGCTCTCATCCCACTTGACGTAGTGTCCGGCGGTGTTTCCAATCTTCCCCCTCTATTTTCGTGTGAATTGTTTACAAAATGTCTGACCTCAAGTTTAAGCTCAACACTGGTGCTCAGATTCCCGCTGTTGGCCTGGGTACGTATACTTCCAGACTTTCATGACCAAGAACTAACGGTGTGCTTGGAAAGGAACTTGGCAATCCAAGCCTGGTGAAGTCAAGGCTGCCGTTTCATACGCCCTTCAGAACGGGTACAAGCTCGTCGATGGCGCGTACTGCTACGGTAATGAAGGTGAGGTTGGGCAGGGTCTCAAGGAGGCTTTTGAGGCTGGTGTGAAGCGCGAGGATGTGTTTGTTGTGAGCAAGGTGTGGGCGACGTATAATACCCGCGTTGCGGAGGGATTggagaagagcttgaagagtTTGGGGCTGGAATACGTGGACTTGTTCCTCATTGTGAGTTCAGTCTAAGAAACCCGTTTGAGAATGAGTTGCTAATGAGCTTGAGTAGCACTGGCCGGTTTTGCTCAACCCCGAGGGTAAGATATTCActgtgctgctgttggaaaTTCTCATGCTAATGGTTGTAGGTAACGACGACAAGTTCCCTACTCACCCTGACGGATCGCGCGACATCATCAAGGACTGGAACCACGTCGAAGCGTGGAAGCAGATGGAGCAGGTATTCGCGagcggcaaggccaaggccgtTGGTGTCTGCAATGTGAGTCAATCAGCAAGACAAGCTACCTCAAAACCACTGACAATCGTAATAGTACAGCAAAAAATATCTCGAACAGCTTCTCCCGCACGCAAAGGTCGTCCCCGCTGTCAACCAGATCGAGAACCACCCCAGCCTTCCGCAGCAGGAGATCGTCGACCTGTGCAACCAGAAGGGCATTCACATCATGGCTTACAGCCCCCTAGGAAGCACCGGCGGGCCCATGATGAGCGCAGCCCCTGTTGTCAAGCtcgctgagaagaagggcgtcAGTCCCTCAACTATTCTGCTCAGCTACCACGGTATGCAATCATCCCATAGTATTGGTCTCTGTAAGAATTCACTAACGCCAATGTAGTCGCACGAGGCAGTACCGTCCTTCCCAAGTCCGTCACGCCGGCTCGTATCAAGGCAAATCTCGAAACCGTCAAGTTGGACGCCGAGGACATGAAGGTTCTTACTGACTACTCTGACGATTTGACCAAGAAGGGCGAGCTGAAGCGCTATGTGTACCCGCCTTTTGGAATCAACTTTGGATTCCCGGATAAGCAGTAAACGTGGCTACATGATAACGAATTTGATAGAAGAGACTTGAAAATATAGACTGTAATGATTTTAACTAGACTCCCATCTTGGATGCT is a genomic window containing:
- a CDS encoding syntaxin 5 (similar to Sclerotinia sclerotiorum 1980 UF-70 XP_001589613.1), with the protein product MAVASVQDRTSEFKSVLAQAQKRQNANKVGAQRRSLLTDAQRAAADGSVQAKKSDFARSAADIGRGISATMGKLEKLAQLARRRTMFDDRPVEINELTFVIKQDLSALNQQIGGLQNLSKQQHPKADQEGEHNKNVVYLLQGKLTDVSVNFKDVLEERTKNIQASRSRTENFISSVSQHAQPSIQKSASPLYGTPNRSSPAPASDTLSLNPVGDQQLLMMEEAQPTNTYIQQRGEAIEAIESTINELGSIFGQLATMVSEQSEMIERIDANTDDVVDNVEGAQRELLKYWSRVSSNRWLIAKMFGVLMIFFLLWVLVSG
- a CDS encoding L-PSP endoribonuclease family protein (similar to Metarhizium robertsii ARSEF 23 XP_007824911.1), which gives rise to MSHLKYFAYEKFGTRQRELYRYSQAVRVGDRIELAGQGGWDPDTGVIDEDLIAQIDLAFSNVDRALKDAGGKGWEQVFRVNSYHTTLNHEVLGAMVRNVEKWMPNHQPIWTCVGVNRLAEEDMRVEIEVSAHDPDSATAATASK
- a CDS encoding D-galacturonic acid reductase (similar to Trichoderma reesei QM6a XP_006964029.1) produces the protein MSDLKFKLNTGAQIPAVGLGTWQSKPGEVKAAVSYALQNGYKLVDGAYCYGNEGEVGQGLKEAFEAGVKREDVFVVSKVWATYNTRVAEGLEKSLKSLGLEYVDLFLIHWPVLLNPEGNDDKFPTHPDGSRDIIKDWNHVEAWKQMEQVFASGKAKAVGVCNYSKKYLEQLLPHAKVVPAVNQIENHPSLPQQEIVDLCNQKGIHIMAYSPLGSTGGPMMSAAPVVKLAEKKGVSPSTILLSYHVARGSTVLPKSVTPARIKANLETVKLDAEDMKVLTDYSDDLTKKGELKRYVYPPFGINFGFPDKQ